Proteins from a single region of Elgaria multicarinata webbii isolate HBS135686 ecotype San Diego chromosome 23, rElgMul1.1.pri, whole genome shotgun sequence:
- the MRPL54 gene encoding large ribosomal subunit protein mL54 translates to MAWLGLQPRLLLAPGSALLLRQCLACRSYAKKPVMKAKGKSLPKDAFKGPEICKDPVLLTSHAMGANIYKEGPEVALKPDSEYPEWLFQMHLGPPKKLGDLDPESREYWRLLRKLNVKQKQKLAKVWAL, encoded by the exons ATGGCTTGGCTGGGGCTGCAGCCGCGGCTGTTGCTGGCCCCGGGCTCCGCTCTGCTCCTCCGGCAGTGCCTGGCCTGCAGGAGCTACGCCAAGAAGCCCG tgATGAAAGCTAAAGGAAAATCCTTGCCCAAAGACGCTTTCAAAGGCCCCGAGATCTGCAAAGACCCTGTGCTGCTCACCTCCCATGCCATGGGAGCAAACATCTACAAGGAAGGACCGGAAGTGGCGCTGAAGCCGGACTCGGAATATCCGGAATG GCTTTTCCAGATGCATCTTGGGCCCCCCAAGAAGCTGGGAGACCTCGATCCGGAGTCCCGTGAATACTGGCGTTTGCTACGGAAGCTGAATGTCAAGCAAAAGCAGAAACTAGCCAAGGTCTGGGCGCTTTGA
- the C23H19orf25 gene encoding UPF0449 protein C19orf25 homolog isoform X1: protein MVPLGTCFQAMTSKAKKRVVLPTRPEPPNTEHILEDVQRAQPNDPVFVLLAEPSEDLPTPAKNEDPEAKRERLYRLTQSYVEMNHRLQKACSLLKEKCEELKLAGASLEQGILEMKQRAL, encoded by the exons ATGG TGCCCCTCGGCACCTGTTTCCAAGCAATGACCTCCAAGGCTAAGAAGCGGGTGGTGCTCCCCACGCGCCCCGAGCCCCCCAACACGGAACATATTCTCGAGGATGTCCAGCGCGCCCAACCCAACGACCCCGTCTTTGTCCTCCTGGCAGAGCCCAGCGAAG ATTTGCCCACCCCAGCCAAGAACGAAGACCCGGAGGCCAAGCGAGAACGCCTGTACCGGCTGACCCAGTCCTACGTAGAGATGAACCACCGCCTCCAGAAGGCCTGCAGCCTGCTCAAGGAGAAGTGTGAGGAGCTGAAACTAGCCGGTGCATCTCTGGAACAGGGCATCCTCGAGATGAAGCAGAGGGCCTTGTGA
- the C23H19orf25 gene encoding UPF0449 protein C19orf25 homolog isoform X2, which yields MTSKAKKRVVLPTRPEPPNTEHILEDVQRAQPNDPVFVLLAEPSEDLPTPAKNEDPEAKRERLYRLTQSYVEMNHRLQKACSLLKEKCEELKLAGASLEQGILEMKQRAL from the exons ATGACCTCCAAGGCTAAGAAGCGGGTGGTGCTCCCCACGCGCCCCGAGCCCCCCAACACGGAACATATTCTCGAGGATGTCCAGCGCGCCCAACCCAACGACCCCGTCTTTGTCCTCCTGGCAGAGCCCAGCGAAG ATTTGCCCACCCCAGCCAAGAACGAAGACCCGGAGGCCAAGCGAGAACGCCTGTACCGGCTGACCCAGTCCTACGTAGAGATGAACCACCGCCTCCAGAAGGCCTGCAGCCTGCTCAAGGAGAAGTGTGAGGAGCTGAAACTAGCCGGTGCATCTCTGGAACAGGGCATCCTCGAGATGAAGCAGAGGGCCTTGTGA